A single genomic interval of Danio aesculapii chromosome 5, fDanAes4.1, whole genome shotgun sequence harbors:
- the rnf185 gene encoding E3 ubiquitin-protein ligase RNF185 produces MASAAASESSSSSSSSAAANGQTAGESSGGGGGAQDSTFECNICLDTSKDAVISLCGHLFCWPCLHQWLETRPNRQVCPVCKAGISRDKVIPLYGRGSTGQQDPREKTPPRPQGQRPEPENRGGFQGFGFGDGGFQMSFGIGAFPFGIFATAFNINDGRPPPAAPGTPQHTDEQFLSRLFLFVALLIMFWLLIA; encoded by the exons ATGGCCAGTGCGGCAGCCAGTGAGAGTTCTTCATCATCATCGTCTTCAGCAGCAGCGAATGGTCAGACAGCAGGAGAAAGCAGCGGTGGAGGTGGAGGAGCTCAGGACAGCACGTTTGAGTGTAACATCTGTCTGGACACATCTAAAGATGCTGTCATCAGTCTGTGTGGACATCTCTTCTG CTGGCCATGCTTGCATCAG tGGTTAGAGACACGTCCGAACAGACAGGTGTGTCCGGTGTGTAAAGCAGGCATCAGTCGGGATAAAGTGATCCCGCTCTACGGCAGAGGCAGCACCGGCCAGCAGGACCCCag AGAGAAAACTCCTCCGCGACCACAAGGCCAGCGTCCAGAACCGGAGAATCGTGGA GGTTTTCAGGGATTTGGTTTTGGTGATGGAGGATTTCAGATGTCGTTTGGTATTGGAGCTTTTCCTTTTGGGATCTTCGCCACAGCGTTTAATATCAATGATGGCAGACCTCCGCCAG cGGCTCCAGGAACGCCTCAGCACACGGATGAGCAGTTCCTGTCCCGCCTCTTCCTGTTTGTGGCTCTGCTCATCATGTTCTGGCTGCTCATTGCATAA